The Hemibagrus wyckioides isolate EC202008001 linkage group LG10, SWU_Hwy_1.0, whole genome shotgun sequence genome includes a window with the following:
- the psmd14 gene encoding 26S proteasome non-ATPase regulatory subunit 14 yields the protein MDRLLRLGGGMPGLGQGPPTDAPAVDTAEQVYISSLALLKMLKHGRAGVPMEVMGLMLGEFVDDYTVRVIDVFAMPQSGTGVSVEAVDPVFQAKMLDMLKQTGRPEMVVGWYHSHPGFGCWLSGVDINTQQSFEALSERAVAVVVDPIQSVKGKVVIDAFRLINANMMVLGHEPRQTTSNLGHLNKPSIQALIHGLNRHYYSITINYRKNELEQKMLLNLHKKSWMEGLTLQDYSEHCKLNETIVKEMLELAKNYNKAVEEEDKMTPEQLAIKNVGKQDPKRHLEEHVDVLMTSNIVQCLAAMLDTVVFQ from the exons GGTCCTCCTACAGATGCCCCCGCTGTGGACACAGCCGAACAGGTGTACATCTCCTCTCTTGCCCTGCTTAAG ATGCTGAAGCACGGCCGTGCGGGTGTGCCGATGGAGGTCATGGGACTGATGCTGGGCGAGTTTGTGGATGACTACACCGTACGCGTGATCGACGTGTTCGCCATGCCTCAGTCAGGCACG GGTGTGAGTGTGGAAGCTGTGGATCCTGTTTTTCAAGCAAAGATGCTGGACATGTTGAAGCAAACCGGCAG accAGAGATGGTGGTAGGCTGGTACCACAGTCACCCGGGTTTTGGCTGCTGGCTGTCCGGTGTagacattaacacacagcaGAGCTTTGAGGCGTTGTCTGAAAGGGCCGTGGCTGTGGTGGTGGACCCCATTCAGAGTGTCAAGGGAAAG gTGGTGATTGATGCCTTCCGACTGATCAATGCTAACATGATGGTCTTGGGACATGAACCACGGCAGACAACTTCTAACCTGGGACACCTCAACAAGCCCTCCATTCAG gCCTTAATTCATGGATTGAACAGACATTACTACTCCATTACCATCAACTACAGGAAGAATGAGCTCGAACAAAAG ATGTTGTTGAACCTACATAAGAAGAGCTGGATGGAAGGTCTGACACTGCAGGACTACAGCGAACACTGCAAACTTAACGAGACTATTGTAAAAGAGATGCTCGAGCTGGCCAAGAATTATAACAAG GCTGTCGAAGAGGAAGACAAAATGACTCCTGAGCAGCTGGCCATCAAGAATGTTGGCAAACAG gATCCCAAACGACATTTGGAAGAACACGTGGATGTACTGATGACGTCCAATATCGTGCAGTGTCTCGCTGCCATGCTAGATACTGTCGTGTTTCAGTAA
- the tbr1a gene encoding T-box brain protein 1, with protein MHLQHCTSPSARNAASDFPDELLAEHHPATSSGAAPGNHPALTKLPTELTSDEDKRSELAPARDTATGSDAQRTLDGSHAEKRHAPETSRARTTTDAISSSSSATMFSYAAQHGHALPPFSITNPGHFVAHHTVIPNGPYDGVLSGAPRQNYTSAGYPYAQAYSQAYQSGALYPLSPAHAGLMAAKAQVYLCNRALWLKFHRHQTEMIITKQGRRMFPFLSFNISGLDPTAHYNIFVDIILADPNHWRFQGGKWVPCGKADTNVTGNRVYMHPDSPNTGAHWMRQEISFGKLKLTNNKGASNNSGQMVVLQSLHKYQPRVHLVEVNEDGTEDSSRPDRVHTFTFPETQFIAVTAYQNTDITQLKIDHNPFAKGFRDNYDTIYTACDTERLSPSSADSQRAQLMPARYAATSSLLHDQFVGHYSGPGGSVERALPFTNSLGGSEQAEDRWFNNRLDFPASTYDAADLTGSLPSLLPYPAAAGVKGQALSATPTSGRALPAYCATPAAWESRATGLPSWITETSFERSYLSEDGNVEKDGTAPEVSEVSKDKDAADSGWTETPSSVKSVDSGDSGIFEQAKRKRMSPPVSEEHSPLKTDLLNAHDGARNMNYFTFYSPS; from the exons ATGCACCTGCAACACTGCACTTCGCCATCGGCCAGAAATGCGGCCAGCGACTTTCCAGACGAGTTGCTCGCCGAGCACCACCCCGCGACGTCCTCCGGCGCCGCCCCAGGGAACCACCCGGCTCTAACAAAACTCCCCACCGAGCTGACCAGCGACGAAGACAAGAGGAGCGAGCTCGCGCCCGCGCGCGACACCGCCACTGGGTCCGACGCGCAGCGCACTTTGGATGGGAGCCACGCGGAGAAACGACACGCGCCTGAGACGAGCCGAGCGCGCACGACCACCGACGCCatctcctcctcgtcctccgcGACCATGTTCTCATACGCGGCGCAACACGGACACGCGCTGCCACCTTTCTCCATAACCAATCCGGGTCACTTCGTGGCGCATCACACCGTCATTCCAAACGGGCCGTACGACGGAGTTCTGTCCGGTGCGCCTCGACAGAACTACACGAGCGCCGGTTATCCTTACGCGCAGGCTTACAGTCAGGCGTACCAGAGCGGCGCGTTGTACCCGCTCTCCCCGGCGCACGCGGGACTCATGGCCGCCAAAGCGCAAGTTTATCTCTGCAACCGCGCGCTCTGGCTCAAATTTCACCGGCACCAGACCGAGATGATCATCACCAAACAAGGGAG ACGCATGTTTCCGTTCCTAAGCTTCAACATTTCTGGACTTGACCCGACGGctcattataatatttttgtgGACATTATTTTGGCGGATCCGAACCACTGGCGTTTTCAGGGAGGAAAGTGGGTTCCGTGTGGAAAAGCGGACACGAATGTAACAG gAAATAGAGTGTACATGCACCCGGACTCTCCAAACACAGGAGCGCACTGGATGCGTCAAGAGATTTCGTTCGGTAAACTGAAGTTAACAAACAACAAAGGAGCTTCCAACAACAGTGGACAG ATGGTCGTCCTCCAGTCGCTTCATAAGTACCAGCCCCGAGTGCACTTGGTCGAAGTGAATGAAGACGGGACAGAAGACTCGAGCCGGCCAGACCGCGTTCACACGTTCACCTTCCCGGAAACGCAGTTCATAGCGGTCACTGCATACCAGAACACGGAT atCACTCAGCTGAAAATCGATCATAATCCTTTCGCTAAAGGATTTCGGGATAATTATGACAC gatttATACGGCCTGTGACACTGAGCGCCTGAGCCCGTCTTCTGCTGACTCCCAGCGCGCGCAGTTGATGCCGGCCAGGTACGCAGCTACGAGCTCCCTTCTCCACGACCAGTTCGTCGGCCATTATTCGGGTCCGGGTGGGAGCGTGGAGCGCGCGCTCCCTTTCACTAACAGCCTGGGGGGCTCGGAGCAAGCCGAGGACAGATGGTTTAATAACAGATTAGATTTTCCCGCTTCGACTTACGACGCAGCTGATCTGACTGGCAGCCTGCCCTCTTTGCTGCCCTATCCTGCCGCCGcaggggtcaaaggtcaggcGCTTTCCGCTACCCCAACCTCTGGTCGCGCGCTTCCTGCCTACTGCGCCACGCCGGCCGCCTGGGAGTCGCGCGCTACGGGTCTGCCCAGCTGGATCACGGAGACCAGTTTTGAGCGATCGTACCTGTCCGAAGACGGAAACGTGGAGAAGGACGGCACAGCACCAGAAGTTTCCGAAGTGAGCAAAGACAAGGACGCAGCGGATTCGGGATGGACAGAAACTCCGTCTTCGGTGAAATCGGTCGATTCAGGCGACTCGGGGATTTTTGAGCAGGCCAAAAGGAAGAGGATGTCGCCGCCGGTTTCGGAGGAGCACTCACCGCTCAAAACGGACCTCCTTAACGCACACGACGGAGCCCGGAATATGAACTACTTCACTTTTTATTCTCCGAGTTAA